One Ictalurus furcatus strain D&B chromosome 7, Billie_1.0, whole genome shotgun sequence genomic window, agagagagagagagagagagagaaagagagaaaaagtgaaagagagagagtatgcaaTCCCTCCCAAAGAGAGCATGGCTAGTTTTGCTCTCTCCCCACCAAACTCGCAAACATTATCAATCTGCAGCTACTAACCTCTATTACCTGTGGCCAACAACACACGTGGGAGCATCTTGTGAAACAAGGCTAGAACACAGGGGTCGGCAAGCTGCTTTATAAACTATACATTTATGTTTCTGGTATATATGTTGAACCTATTGTTGTAATGATCTCCAGACCTCAATCCCTTAGAAAACGTTTGAGATTATTTAGAACAGCCGATGAGACACCAGAACAGCCCCTGGCAATATCTAGATGAATTCCACCCAGTCGGTGAACGAATGTGCTAAAACTGGCAAAAAGACATACACTGATGGAATCTTTACCTGACAAGAACGGTGCTATTATTAAGGCGATGGACGGCGTAACAAAGTATTAGTGGGAATAAAATGACACATGCAACTAACTTCTCTAATCAGCTGATCTCCTCTACAGGTTCACCCTGGCTCCTGGACTCCACCCAGATTGGATGTTGATGTTATGTTTTGTTCATACACATTTGACGGTGACAGTGACTCTGGGATTGCTgctcatcccaaaggtgtttcgTTTGTACACATTACAATCCCCCCACCCATCGTTAATATTTACAATTTCTATGTTGGAATGTTTAAACTAAACCttgcttcttcttccttttgCTGTAGTTTGTGTTCACTGGTACTCACAGGCAGGACGACATCGCCACCGAGGCCTACGAGGACGAGCTGGAAATGGGCCGATCAGGTTCCTACTTGAACAGCAGCATAACTTCTGCCTGGAGTGAGCACAGTTTGGACCCTGAAGACATAAGAGTGAGCTTCCTTTGATCTTTACgattcattttgttcattacaaaGCTGTATTTAAAGGAAACCACATCATCGTGACGCTCGTTTGGTCCGTAGGTAGGTCAGACTCGTGTTTTAATCAGAATAGGAAAACAATTTGCGTCTTTGAATACATTCCAAGTGATCTCGCAACGTGATCAACATGACCAACGTGATCAACAGACAGACACTGTATTTCTTATTAAACAAAGTGAATGTTTCTGATTATTAAAGGATTCTACAATTCGTGGGTTGGGTAAGATGGGGTGCAACTAATATTTTAAAGCAAGTGCTGGATCCGAATTCTTCTTCTACTTGAGGCACTTGTAAACAAGTCAATTGGAAACTCTGCCAATATTAGCTGGTTGTTACGCTCTAACAGGACTCCACACTAAGCTTATGAAATCGTGTGCAATGTGCCATGGTTCTACCGTGCCCCCAAACTATTTTGGTCGATCTTAAAGCTGCAGACACCTACAAACATCCGAATATTGTCCAATTTGATAGCTATCACGATGGTTGGAATCTAATTGGTGCCTCTCGATACTATCGCCAATCACCTTAAGCCTAGTCAGTGAATGTGCATAAGTATGGTGTGGATTAACTTTTTTTAACAGGCTGTTGTGTTTAGGAACAGTTTTTTGTTCAGAACTGGAATGAGTTTATTCAGTTCAATCAAACATAAACATTGCTAAAGCAGGGCTAAAACCGGCTACTCTATTGTTTTCTATTGGGTTATTAATTGCCTGGTTTATTTTCTGCCTAGGATGAGCTAAAGAAGCTATATGGCCAGCTAGAGATCTATAAGCAAAAGAAGATGATGACAAACAACCCTCATCTCCAGAAAAAACGCAACTCCAAAAAAGGCATTGGACGTTCAATTATGCGGCGCATCACAGAAATACCCGAGACGGTGAGCCGTCAGTACAGTCGAGAAGACAGGGACGGAAGCGAACACGGCAGCAATCGCAGTACCCTACGTAGAAACCCATTTGAAtcttcccatggtggaaaatcCAGAGAGGACTCCCTAAAGAACAAGGTATTCTCCTTGAAACGGTCCCACAGCTATGACCATACACACGACCAAGCGGAGAACTCTACAACCGAGTTGTCTCTGCTGAACACCTTAATGGGGAGAAGGTCTGCAAAGAAAAATCCAGAGGCACCAAAGGTCAAACCTGCAGAATCTGCAGAGTCGGTGCCACTTGTGTGCAAGTCCATCAGCGCACACAATCTCGCAGCAGACAAGAAGCCTATCCATCTCCGGTCCTCGATGATACAGAAGAGTCTGAGTGTCATAGCCAGTGCCAGAGAGAGAACCCTGGGGCTTGGAGGGAAGACCCATAGTGTTGAGGACGCAAGTAAGAAAGGCCTCAAGGCCAGAGATACCAGGATGGTTTCAGAAGTCAACAAATCTCCTGAATGCTTCCCGAAGATGATCATCAGCCAATCTGTTGAGTACAGCAAGACCCCAAGTAAAATGGGTATCATGAAGCAACAAGTGAGTGGAAGTCAACCATCGATTTGCTCTGAACCAGGGAGAAGCAAGGACCTTTATGACCTTTCCGAGGTTTGCCCCTGGGAAATGGAAGATTTGCCCACTCTGTCAGAGGGGAAAGCTCAAAAGCATGTTTCCATTGCCCCAAGTGAGACTACCACGTTTCATGAAAGCAGCTCTAAAAGTGGAAAGTCTCAACACAAACAAAGGATGGTGGTTCCATCTCCATCAAACCGCCGCCGCTCCAAAGATAAGGGTAGTAACAGAGAGGAAGGGGGTGACAAGAATgatgggaggaaacccaaaACACCACTTAACTTGACTGCCTACAATGCAGAGGTCTGCCCGTGGGAATTTGAGGATCCATCATCCAAAGGAGTTGAGACCCTTGACAGGACTAGCCGCAAGAAAAGTGTCACTCCAACAGATGGAAAGCCCAAGATCATCCTCTCAGACATCTCCAAATCCACTGGAAGCCTTATGCAGCCTCCAGCCCTCATGGTGGACATTTGTCCATGGGACCATGACCAACCACCATCTCCTAACCAGGACAAGACCTCAAGCCCCACACATCATTCAAAGAGAAGGGACTCTAACTCAAAAAGGAAAGGTTCTTGCTCATCAAAAGGGAAAGGGAAGGATAAAGAGGACGATAGCCAAAGATTCAAAAGCAGGGAGAGGCGAAGCTCTTCCTGTAAACCTTCTGAGAAACGCCGTGTCAGCCAGACATCAGAGAGTGGCCAGGTTACTGTGACAGCACCTGGTAGAAGGAGAAGCTCGACAAAAGAGGCTGGAATCACTGATAATAAGCATGCTGACGTGTGGCCTTGCGAAACGGAGTGTATGCCAAGTGTCACCACGAAAGATGGGGACATCCACACACCATCTCAAACAACTGCACCGGCTGCTAGAAACCTCAACATGGCTGAGGTTTGTCCATGGGATTTCGATGACAAGACATTAGGGAACCATGCATGACACTTTTACACACTTATCAATGACTCTTAAGCTCTCCAGATTGGATTCATGAGATGAAGGATGGTGGCATGAGAATTGCCTTATGTTCACTTGTCtcattacagttttcaaaaGCCCATCTCATGCTAACTGTTTGCATTAATCCTGAAGACTCCCACAaatttttctgccattttgtttaCATGAACCAGCTTGACCGGAGTTGGAACATCCTTCTTATGCCGTTACAGTATAAGGGTTTTGAACCCACTTTGGGTTTGAATggaaccctggtgtgttttcACCTTTGGCAATAACACACTCTGGTATGAGAGTAGTGGTCTCTGTATCGCTTCCAAGTGAATTCTAGCAAGAAAGCAATTCATCTCTGCATTGTCCCGAATGACGCTGGACAtgatacacaaaatgtttttaaactagtTCTCAGTGGTTCTCTggtcatttttgtgatttctaaaaggtttgtttacatttttccccaGCTGTATTTCTGGCCAATGAATGACAGCATTTTATGAGcatggtttgttgtttttttagcacTACATGCATCTCAGCCAACGTTCGTTGGACGTGAAACAAAGCAGCAAACGATGTGCCGATTCGTACTCGTCAAGCAGTCTACGTGTGAACACCTCCAGAGAACTGCTcaaaatttcacatttttgtttttgagtgAAACAAAAGCACAACTTTTATTTTGCAGTACCACATAATGTTGTTTAAACACCAAATCACCCCCGAGTCTGACATTAGGATGGTCTAAAGAGCTGTTCTGGATGGATAATAAATTTGAATATATGGATTCggcctgatttaaaatgaaattgtaaCAAGGAAATCACGAAAAGCGAATATTTTACAAATTCAGTCCCTGAGATATGTTTGATCTAGTTTATCTAGCAGCCATTTTTAACCAAAGAACATCATTAGCATCTGCAAAACATACATCTTCCCACAATTAATTATAAATCGTCAGCACACACGTGAAAAGTCGGACATTTCTTCAATAGGAGAGCACGACATGTCTTATTTGAGAGGGAATTGCATGGATGAGTGGCGTGGTTACGTTATTGTTGATATCTTTTCCCCTCGACTCCCACTTGAATACTGTAGTGTTGTGATTTTGCATCAGTATTCCTTGCTGTAATAACACATTGTCACTCAACTGGATTATTTATCTCCGTATTCCTATGAAATAGTGTTCCAGTGGTTTCTGCATGACCGTGAATAAACACAGTTGCttgtttcttgttgttgttgttgggttctTATGAAACACCCTTCGATGAAGAGACGCTTCCCTGGGCAAGCCGTTACATCCAGCCCGTGGCGTCCGTGAAGGCATGTACAGAAAACACCTCCAGCCtgcaataaacatttaatgttcaGATTTTAATTGTGTTCCGCGTGAGTCTGTTCAACGTTTATTGGCTCGTATCTGCTGTTCTCCATAACGTTCaagattaaatacatttaaacaccAGCAGCTGCTCCCAGTCAGTTTGCAATTAaacttacttttattttatttattttttagatagaAAATATAACAGGATATCCACAACacttcagaaaagtgtattgtgacataACTTATCACAATATCAAAATTATATCGTGGAACCGTCCACGATATATGTCCAGtttgattaatttaaaagaattgtACAATATCGTCCTCATGTGGCCACACAGAGAAGTACATGGAAGCACATTGAGAAAACCATAGTCAAAAGTTTTATTTCAGTCACTTATTGGAAGATCAGATGTGTAGAAATGGGATTAATTAactgatatattttattataatgtcAATGAAAAATTACATTGATGTTGCTATATTGTACTTGCTAAAAGCAAATATATtagtgactttaaaaaaaaaaccgatagcattaaaatgttcattaaacaCTTGATGGTAATAGCAAAAGAAAtctacagatagatagatactctttcaaacatcacaaaaatgtaccaggtttacacacacacacgttgccATTTATGAGTATAGtaattaaaacctttttttctgtgcattcttttttaatgtattattattattattattattattattattattatgacaaaACATCCTACCCAAAATAATGTCTAACACAACGTTCCACTTACCTCAGATGAAGTCAATTAGCcaaaaaaatttgttttgctAGTTTTCTACTTAGTTacgaggctaatgtagctaataaTTAATACAAGTTTACACCTCCAGTTTAGCATTTAAGTTCTGTTTTTAAGACTTccttgttgatttattttcacaactCGTTAGTTTGTGACATAAATGAGTGTGTAACTGTGGCATTGCATGACTAGCTAGCCTGATAATTTGCTATCAGGAATGGATGCTAATTGATGCTATGTCAGCTGTTATGTCCTACtatattttaaaagtaaaaaaaaaatatttgttgttGCCAGAGTCAAATTCTTTGTAAATTCTTGTGACGTGTCGTTTGTGAACGAGTCGGCTCTTTTAAGCGGATCTCTGAGAGTCGACTCAAATACATGAGGATTTTTTATTTCGTTCATTAATTCGTTTCTTGGCTTGTAGATATAAATGTAAAGTAGattaatattaatttcattAGCAATTACAGCCATAGTTATGGCAAATAACATCTGGGTCAATCTGgtttaggaagaaaaaaactggGAAAATAAAGTGTCTTTTGGGACACTATTTGACTCACTGGTGAACCGACTCAACTAATTTGACTCACAGAAAAGAGCTGGTATTTGCATCACTACCCTGCCTATAACTAGAGCTGATCTAGTAATAGAACAACCCTGATAATTTCAACATGGCTCAAAGTGCTTTTCAGAAATTGTATTTAGAAAAAGCAAATAATTTAGAAGCGAAACAAAGGTGcacacattttttgttaaaacaaaTTTATTAGTTCTTAACCAAATTTTTTCACCCATGCTAGTTGTAGTAGCTAATTCCCAAGATTGCTGTCAAAATGACATGGCTCCTTCTTCATACAGCACCCACCCAACCCCCCCACTCCAAAAAAACATCTCGCCACGCTTCGAGAACATTTACACTGCGTGAAGAAAAGAAGCACCCCACCTTTCCTACTAGGCAATGAGAACACAGCCGAGATGCTCATGCACCTGCAGTAGGGCGTAACATAGACTTGCTATCATTCTACAGATCTTTAGAAAGTCCTCAATAGCTGGATCTCTCTCTtgaatgcacacacagacacaccggTGTAATAAAActatattcataaataaaagcaacaacTCTGCTGTGAATCCCCcctgcccccccaaaaaagaaaatctcCCGGCA contains:
- the gpr158b gene encoding probable G-protein coupled receptor 158, with the protein product MGVLLLCLLLHAGLARATHDGYVEWSDGSDDDDDETADVGARQHRVRGTERAASAGAGAEELPRVVAAFLHTGDASALAHVNCSRRYELSSLGSAPPAPPVASVHSVSAALDAVSRAAEFLNALSRETKQEDQQQQVWYRALLRSMLDREPRIHRVALALHTEQLHLQAMRMDGHVELQEFSVEESEWNRQARKKTRMITQTRSSQSTQGHVQWSAPYLECERGRFIPHWLLTLSVKVYGLNSDTEPEIRGVVRVDVNLQDVDIDQCSSTGWFAGTHRCNLTTMECEPIPGQGFVLDKYKCQCRRGFYQHSRVALNGFSKLERDRYVGAEPSDMPARCLPCQDGCVFCRDDAPCLAQEDGVLRLTVVSFQSLCVLLDFICMTVVYRFRRNKRIKASGFILLEAILSGAMLLYLPVMILYFQPNVLHCILLRWVRLLGFATVYGTVILKLFRVLKVFLSRTAQRIPYMTSCRVLRLLGAILLVVLWFLVAWTSAVCQSHDSHHGLVEEGVTIEGLQFTMCKLDRWDYMMAVAELLFLVWGVYLCYAVRTVPSAFHEPRYMAVAVYNELLVSAISHIIRFTLAPGLHPDWMLMLCFVHTHLTVTVTLGLLLIPKFVFTGTHRQDDIATEAYEDELEMGRSGSYLNSSITSAWSEHSLDPEDIRDELKKLYGQLEIYKQKKMMTNNPHLQKKRNSKKGIGRSIMRRITEIPETVSRQYSREDRDGSEHGSNRSTLRRNPFESSHGGKSREDSLKNKVFSLKRSHSYDHTHDQAENSTTELSLLNTLMGRRSAKKNPEAPKVKPAESAESVPLVCKSISAHNLAADKKPIHLRSSMIQKSLSVIASARERTLGLGGKTHSVEDASKKGLKARDTRMVSEVNKSPECFPKMIISQSVEYSKTPSKMGIMKQQVSGSQPSICSEPGRSKDLYDLSEVCPWEMEDLPTLSEGKAQKHVSIAPSETTTFHESSSKSGKSQHKQRMVVPSPSNRRRSKDKGSNREEGGDKNDGRKPKTPLNLTAYNAEVCPWEFEDPSSKGVETLDRTSRKKSVTPTDGKPKIILSDISKSTGSLMQPPALMVDICPWDHDQPPSPNQDKTSSPTHHSKRRDSNSKRKGSCSSKGKGKDKEDDSQRFKSRERRSSSCKPSEKRRVSQTSESGQVTVTAPGRRRSSTKEAGITDNKHADVWPCETECMPSVTTKDGDIHTPSQTTAPAARNLNMAEVCPWDFDDKTLGNHA